A single region of the Arthrobacter sp. PAMC25564 genome encodes:
- a CDS encoding CapA family protein — protein MGKTNTMLRGPLRTGLVAAAAAASLAACGLIAGQENTAGQDNATGSPAAAGTAAGTAAGTAAGTAPGTAGGEAGGEAPAAQPPASTPTPGKGPACPAVRCASVVVTGDMLVHAQLWEQARADALATGAKGLDFGPLLEGQRRYIGKSDLAICHQETPVAGPAGPFSAYPSFNVPPQIIEASRRVGYQACTTASNHTIDRGTAGLVRTLDAMDTAGLQHTGSYRTEADSHGVLILQTAAAKIAVIEGTYGLNGQVPEQAWQVDMLDPAAMIAKARKARALGADVVLGVMHAGEEYASVPDARQQDAAHALVDSGQFSMIYGHHTHSVLPIEQYRGTWIVYGLGNGVTELSPSYVVNNEGLLVRVQFSQDAAGTWTASDLAWVPSVIVRGPYRWCSVASDAPQGPCAGAAADAATRLRTRAVVESMGAAAAGAHELLISKEP, from the coding sequence ATGGGGAAGACCAATACAATGCTGCGTGGCCCGCTGCGCACCGGATTAGTCGCCGCGGCCGCAGCGGCGTCGCTGGCCGCGTGCGGCCTCATCGCAGGGCAGGAAAATACTGCCGGGCAGGACAATGCCACGGGCAGTCCGGCGGCCGCCGGCACAGCCGCCGGCACAGCCGCCGGCACAGCCGCCGGCACAGCCCCCGGCACAGCGGGCGGAGAAGCGGGCGGAGAAGCGCCGGCGGCACAGCCGCCGGCGAGCACGCCGACGCCGGGGAAGGGGCCCGCGTGCCCCGCGGTCCGCTGCGCCTCAGTGGTGGTCACCGGGGACATGCTGGTCCACGCGCAGCTCTGGGAGCAGGCCCGTGCGGATGCCCTGGCCACCGGGGCCAAGGGCCTTGACTTCGGCCCGCTGCTGGAGGGCCAGCGGCGATACATCGGGAAGAGCGACCTCGCGATCTGCCACCAGGAAACCCCGGTGGCCGGTCCGGCCGGTCCCTTCTCGGCGTACCCTTCCTTCAACGTTCCGCCGCAAATCATCGAGGCGTCCCGGCGGGTGGGCTACCAGGCGTGCACCACGGCCAGCAACCATACGATTGACCGGGGCACCGCGGGGCTGGTCCGCACCCTTGATGCCATGGACACGGCAGGGCTGCAGCACACGGGCTCCTACCGGACCGAGGCTGACTCGCACGGCGTTCTGATCCTGCAGACCGCCGCGGCGAAAATCGCCGTGATCGAGGGTACCTATGGACTGAACGGACAAGTCCCGGAGCAGGCCTGGCAGGTGGACATGCTCGATCCGGCCGCGATGATCGCCAAGGCCCGGAAGGCCCGCGCGCTGGGGGCGGACGTCGTGCTGGGCGTCATGCACGCCGGCGAGGAATACGCGAGTGTCCCCGACGCCCGGCAGCAGGATGCCGCCCACGCCCTCGTGGACAGCGGCCAGTTCAGCATGATCTACGGCCACCACACCCACTCGGTGCTGCCGATCGAGCAGTACAGGGGAACCTGGATTGTCTACGGCCTGGGCAACGGCGTCACCGAGCTGTCTCCGTCGTACGTGGTGAACAATGAAGGCCTGCTGGTCCGGGTCCAGTTCAGCCAGGACGCCGCCGGCACGTGGACCGCCTCGGACCTGGCCTGGGTGCCGTCGGTCATTGTCCGCGGACCCTACCGCTGGTGCTCAGTTGCATCCGATGCCCCGCAGGGCCCCTGTGCCGGCGCCGCCGCCGACGCCGCAACCCGGTTGCGCACCAGGGCTGTCGTCGAGTCCATGGGGGCCGCGGCTGCCGGTGCCCACGAACTGCTCATTTCCAAGGAGCCGTAA
- a CDS encoding glutamine amidotransferase, with protein MNIYGDWGNALVLAQRLRWHGYTPELLEYNPGDDFPANVDLIVGGGGQDSGQLVIKDDLLSRESLLKQLAEDGTPMLVICGLYQLFGKFFKTRLGSVIPGIGILDVETHGTDQRLIGNVSVSSPEFGTILGYENHSGQTTLGPGVTPLGTTATGTGNNSRDGQEGARYRNIVASYLHGSLLPKNPAVADFLIQTAVERKYGSFSPGTPDDSYAVLAREHAARRPR; from the coding sequence ATGAACATCTACGGCGACTGGGGCAACGCCCTGGTCCTCGCCCAGCGCCTGCGCTGGCATGGGTACACGCCGGAACTGCTCGAGTACAACCCCGGGGACGACTTCCCCGCGAACGTTGACCTGATCGTGGGCGGCGGCGGACAGGACAGCGGGCAACTGGTCATCAAGGACGATCTCCTCTCGCGGGAGTCGCTGCTGAAGCAGCTCGCCGAGGATGGCACCCCCATGCTCGTGATCTGCGGGCTGTACCAGCTGTTCGGCAAGTTCTTCAAGACCCGGCTCGGCTCCGTCATTCCGGGCATCGGCATCCTGGACGTGGAGACGCACGGCACCGACCAGCGCCTGATCGGCAACGTCTCGGTGTCCTCGCCCGAGTTCGGCACCATCCTGGGCTATGAGAACCACAGCGGCCAGACCACGCTGGGTCCCGGCGTCACACCGCTGGGAACCACGGCCACGGGAACCGGCAACAACAGCCGGGACGGCCAGGAGGGGGCCCGCTACCGGAACATCGTGGCGAGCTACCTGCACGGCTCGCTGCTGCCCAAGAACCCGGCCGTGGCGGACTTCCTGATCCAAACCGCCGTCGAACGCAAGTACGGCAGCTTCTCCCCCGGCACGCCGGATGACTCCTACGCCGTCCTCGCCCGCGAACACGCGGCCCGCCGGCCACGCTGA
- a CDS encoding Mur ligase family protein has product MFYFSVPLGKLVRRVSRLRGGGSALPGLVVEKIDPGFMRRTLSTLPHGVAVVSGTNGKTTTTKMVVELLESQGLKVFTNRTGSNFTRGVAAALLGAVDWRGRLNADVAVLELDEAHAVHFVNQVPPRYCLLLNVLRDQLDRFGEIDKTAELLQHIAAKTTGTVVLNREDPRVARIADTLNGPDVLYFGLDDSLLSTFPNDDELRAADGSPAPAAPERPHADVVLRRVGAADADFEYDGVTVTTAMKLRGVYNIFNAAAALVLARAIAVRDPGTGPALEGKPEGKAVADSNRLLTALSQVAPAFGRGESLVVDGLPLELVLVKNPSGFRLGLKSFPAAGYATMIAINDNYADGRDMSWLWDVEFDTLRDGGVDQLTGSRAYDMALRLQYDDVAVGAVDTEIAPALAAFIRGAKEKPKRVFCTYTAMLAIRRGLSKITTVEVVS; this is encoded by the coding sequence ATGTTTTACTTCAGCGTTCCGCTCGGCAAGCTCGTCCGCCGGGTCTCCCGGCTCAGGGGCGGAGGCTCGGCCCTTCCCGGGCTCGTCGTCGAAAAAATCGACCCTGGCTTCATGCGCAGGACACTGTCGACGCTGCCGCACGGCGTCGCCGTCGTCAGCGGCACAAATGGCAAGACGACCACCACCAAGATGGTGGTGGAACTGCTCGAGAGCCAGGGGCTGAAGGTCTTCACCAACCGCACCGGCAGCAACTTCACCCGCGGCGTGGCCGCTGCGCTGCTCGGCGCGGTGGACTGGCGGGGACGGCTGAACGCGGACGTCGCCGTGCTGGAACTTGACGAGGCCCACGCGGTGCACTTCGTCAACCAGGTTCCGCCGCGCTACTGCCTCCTGCTCAACGTCCTGCGGGACCAGCTGGACCGCTTCGGCGAGATCGACAAGACCGCGGAACTGCTGCAGCACATTGCCGCCAAGACCACGGGAACCGTTGTGCTGAACCGGGAGGATCCGCGCGTCGCCCGAATCGCGGACACGCTCAACGGTCCCGACGTCCTCTACTTCGGCCTCGACGACTCCCTGCTTAGCACCTTCCCGAACGACGACGAGCTGCGGGCGGCCGACGGCAGCCCGGCGCCGGCCGCCCCCGAAAGGCCGCACGCCGACGTCGTGCTGCGCCGGGTGGGTGCGGCGGACGCGGACTTTGAGTACGACGGCGTGACCGTCACCACCGCCATGAAACTGCGCGGCGTCTACAACATCTTCAACGCCGCGGCTGCCCTGGTCCTGGCCCGGGCCATCGCGGTCCGGGACCCGGGAACCGGACCAGCCCTGGAGGGAAAACCGGAGGGAAAAGCAGTTGCGGACAGCAACCGCCTGCTGACGGCATTGTCCCAGGTGGCGCCGGCGTTCGGCCGTGGCGAGAGCCTCGTCGTGGACGGCCTGCCGCTGGAACTGGTGCTGGTCAAGAACCCCAGCGGCTTCCGGCTGGGCCTGAAATCCTTCCCCGCGGCAGGATACGCCACGATGATCGCGATCAATGACAACTACGCCGACGGCCGGGACATGTCCTGGCTGTGGGACGTCGAATTCGACACCCTCCGCGACGGCGGGGTGGATCAGCTGACCGGCTCCCGGGCCTACGACATGGCGCTGCGGCTGCAATACGACGACGTCGCCGTCGGCGCCGTGGACACCGAGATCGCCCCCGCGCTGGCCGCCTTCATCCGCGGGGCCAAGGAAAAGCCGAAGCGGGTCTTCTGCACCTACACAGCCATGCTGGCCATCCGCCGCGGGCTGTCCAAAATCACCACAGTGGAGGTGGTCTCATGA
- the pdxT gene encoding pyridoxal 5'-phosphate synthase glutaminase subunit PdxT yields MTTPTSAPPSRAGAGLRIGVLALQGDFREHLHAVGDAGATGIGVRRPAELDGLDGLIIPGGESTTIDKLSRIFGLRDPLRERIQDGLPVYGSCAGMILLADQIADPATDLSGAPQQTFGGLDITVRRNAFGRQRESFETDLDFKGLEFSATENGVAPVHAVFIRGPWVERVGEGVEVLAQVEPSKASHPDSLHGTARIVAVRSGKLLATSFHPEVTGEKRVHELFIRMIRGEV; encoded by the coding sequence ATGACCACCCCCACTTCTGCGCCTCCTTCCCGCGCGGGTGCAGGCCTGCGGATCGGCGTCCTGGCACTCCAGGGCGATTTCCGTGAACACCTGCACGCCGTCGGGGACGCCGGCGCCACCGGCATCGGTGTCCGACGCCCCGCCGAGCTCGACGGCCTCGACGGCCTCATTATTCCCGGCGGCGAATCGACCACCATCGACAAGCTCTCGAGGATTTTCGGGCTCCGGGACCCCCTGCGTGAACGCATCCAGGACGGGCTGCCGGTCTACGGTTCCTGTGCTGGCATGATCCTGCTCGCGGACCAGATCGCGGACCCGGCGACGGACCTGTCAGGGGCGCCGCAGCAGACCTTCGGCGGCCTGGACATCACGGTCCGCCGCAACGCCTTTGGCCGGCAGCGCGAATCCTTCGAGACCGACCTCGATTTCAAGGGCCTGGAGTTCAGTGCCACAGAGAACGGCGTGGCCCCGGTGCACGCAGTCTTCATCCGCGGGCCCTGGGTGGAGCGCGTCGGCGAGGGTGTGGAGGTCCTGGCCCAGGTGGAGCCGTCCAAGGCATCCCACCCCGATTCCCTGCACGGGACGGCTAGAATTGTTGCAGTGCGTTCCGGCAAGCTGCTGGCCACCTCCTTCCACCCGGAAGTGACGGGGGAGAAGCGCGTGCATGAACTGTTTATTCGAATGATCAGAGGGGAAGTTTAA
- a CDS encoding YebC/PmpR family DNA-binding transcriptional regulator: protein MSGHSKWATTKHKKAILDSRRAKSFAKLIKNIEVAARMGGPDLAGNPGLELAVTKAKKTSVPADNIDRAIKRGAGLTGEVVDYSEIMYEARGPQGSALLIECLTDNKNRAASEVRLAISRNGGTIADPGSVSYLFSRKGVVSLPKNGLTEDDVLMAVLDAGAEEVKDNGDSFEIHSEPTDLQAIRDALKEANIEYDTDEAEFVPSMQVPLDLEAAKKFMKLVDALEELDDVQNVYSNADLSDEVQAALEAE from the coding sequence ATGTCAGGCCACTCCAAATGGGCGACGACCAAGCACAAGAAGGCCATCCTCGACAGCCGCCGTGCCAAATCGTTCGCCAAGCTGATCAAGAACATCGAAGTCGCCGCGCGGATGGGCGGACCGGACCTTGCAGGCAACCCCGGCCTGGAACTGGCAGTCACCAAGGCCAAGAAGACCTCGGTCCCGGCTGACAACATCGACCGTGCGATCAAGCGCGGCGCCGGCCTCACCGGCGAAGTCGTGGACTATTCCGAAATCATGTACGAGGCCCGCGGCCCGCAGGGTTCGGCCTTGCTGATCGAATGCCTCACGGACAACAAGAACCGTGCCGCCTCGGAAGTCCGCCTCGCCATTTCCCGCAATGGCGGCACGATCGCCGATCCCGGTTCGGTCAGCTACCTGTTCAGCCGTAAGGGTGTTGTTTCCCTGCCGAAGAACGGCCTGACCGAGGACGACGTCCTGATGGCAGTCCTCGACGCCGGCGCCGAGGAAGTCAAGGACAACGGCGACAGCTTCGAGATCCACTCCGAGCCGACCGACCTCCAGGCCATCCGCGATGCGCTCAAGGAAGCGAACATTGAGTACGACACCGATGAGGCCGAATTCGTGCCGTCCATGCAGGTGCCGCTGGACCTGGAAGCCGCCAAGAAGTTCATGAAGCTCGTGGACGCCCTGGAAGAACTCGACGACGTCCAGAACGTCTACAGCAACGCCGACCTCAGCGACGAAGTGCAGGCCGCACTGGAAGCCGAGTGA
- the ruvC gene encoding crossover junction endodeoxyribonuclease RuvC: protein MTLRVLGVDPGLTRCGIGVVDVEKNRRATMVAFGVVGTSPDESLDQRLLVIATSIDDWLDRYEPHVLAVERVFSQLNVSTVMGVAQASGVVIAAAARRGIPVALHTPSEVKAAVTGSGTSNKDAVTKLVTKILRLDAPPRPADAADALALAITHAWRAGSGTSNQSAASTGPGSQSLTPAQRAWAEAEAKARRAR from the coding sequence GTGACCCTCCGCGTCCTCGGTGTCGACCCGGGCCTTACCCGGTGCGGGATCGGCGTCGTGGACGTGGAAAAGAACCGCCGGGCCACCATGGTGGCGTTCGGCGTCGTCGGCACATCACCGGACGAGAGCCTGGACCAGCGGCTGTTGGTGATTGCCACCTCCATCGATGACTGGCTGGACCGGTACGAACCGCACGTCCTCGCCGTCGAGCGCGTCTTTTCGCAGCTCAACGTCAGCACCGTGATGGGGGTGGCCCAGGCCTCGGGCGTGGTCATTGCCGCGGCCGCACGGCGCGGCATCCCGGTGGCGCTGCACACGCCGTCGGAGGTCAAGGCCGCCGTCACAGGCAGCGGGACGTCCAACAAGGACGCCGTCACCAAACTCGTCACCAAGATCCTCCGGCTTGACGCCCCGCCGCGGCCGGCCGACGCCGCCGATGCCCTGGCACTGGCGATCACCCACGCCTGGCGGGCCGGCAGCGGGACTTCCAACCAGAGCGCAGCCAGCACCGGACCGGGCAGCCAATCGCTGACTCCGGCCCAGCGCGCCTGGGCAGAAGCCGAGGCCAAAGCGCGCCGTGCGCGGTGA
- the ruvA gene encoding Holliday junction branch migration protein RuvA, with amino-acid sequence MISFLRGTVAHVGLSSAVIDLNGAGMSVNATPQTLSSLRAGEEGKLFTSLIVREDSLTLFGFSSDDEREVFDVLLSVSGVGPRLALAVLAVHEPEAIRVAAHSGDGKAFTKVPGIGPKVAGRIVLELAGKLVPHGTATGTAPAATAEAAWKPQVIAAMTSLGWSEKDATASIDKSLADSPGLAEKGNVAEILRATLRWLGQDGARAGNRAGARG; translated from the coding sequence TTGATCAGTTTTCTCCGCGGAACCGTAGCGCACGTCGGCCTGTCCTCGGCAGTGATCGACCTCAACGGCGCCGGCATGAGCGTGAACGCCACGCCGCAGACCCTTAGCAGCCTCCGGGCCGGTGAAGAGGGAAAGCTCTTCACCTCGCTGATCGTGCGCGAGGACTCCCTGACCCTGTTCGGGTTCTCCAGCGACGACGAGCGTGAGGTGTTCGACGTCCTGCTCAGCGTCAGCGGAGTCGGACCGCGCCTGGCGCTGGCCGTGCTGGCCGTCCATGAGCCGGAGGCGATCCGGGTCGCGGCGCACTCCGGCGACGGCAAGGCCTTCACCAAGGTGCCCGGGATCGGGCCCAAGGTGGCAGGCCGGATCGTGCTGGAACTGGCCGGGAAGCTCGTGCCGCATGGCACCGCCACCGGCACCGCTCCGGCAGCAACCGCGGAAGCCGCGTGGAAACCCCAGGTCATCGCCGCCATGACTAGCCTGGGCTGGTCCGAAAAGGACGCGACCGCCAGCATCGACAAGTCCCTGGCCGATTCGCCAGGGCTCGCCGAAAAGGGCAACGTCGCCGAGATCCTCCGGGCCACTCTGCGCTGGCTGGGCCAGGACGGCGCCCGCGCCGGGAACCGGGCAGGCGCCCGTGGCTGA
- the ruvB gene encoding Holliday junction branch migration DNA helicase RuvB, with protein sequence MAEPSLVAGGDEPEERAIEAALRPKNLHDFVGQHRVRKQLSLVLEASRMRGRSADHVLLSGPPGLGKTTLSMIIAAEMNAPLRISSGPAIQHAGDLAAILSSLSEGEVLFLDEIHRMSRPAEEMLYMAMEDFRVDIVVGKGAGATAIPLELPPFTLVGATTRAGLLPGPLRDRFGFTGHLEFYSVEELELVLRRSAGLLDLKVNSAGFSEIAGRSRGTPRIANRLLRRVRDWALVHGIEQIDARAASAALDMYEVDKRGLDRLDRAVLEALITKFGGGPVGLSTLAIAVGEETETVETVAEPYLVREGLLGRTPRGRIALAPAWTHLGFAVPAGAFGQDPLELFQASGPGADLDEESDPEWIHNTQ encoded by the coding sequence GTGGCTGAGCCGTCGCTCGTGGCGGGGGGAGATGAGCCGGAGGAGCGGGCCATCGAGGCGGCCCTCCGGCCCAAGAACCTGCATGACTTCGTCGGCCAGCACCGGGTCCGCAAACAGCTGTCCCTCGTCCTGGAAGCCTCGCGGATGCGCGGCCGAAGCGCGGATCACGTGCTGCTCTCCGGCCCCCCGGGCCTGGGTAAAACGACGCTGTCCATGATCATCGCCGCCGAGATGAACGCCCCGCTGCGGATCAGCAGCGGCCCGGCCATCCAGCACGCCGGAGACCTCGCCGCCATCCTGTCTTCGCTCTCGGAGGGCGAAGTCCTCTTCCTTGACGAGATCCACCGGATGTCCCGGCCGGCCGAGGAAATGCTCTACATGGCGATGGAGGACTTCCGCGTCGACATTGTTGTGGGCAAGGGTGCCGGCGCCACCGCCATCCCGCTGGAGCTGCCGCCGTTTACGCTGGTCGGCGCCACCACCCGGGCCGGCCTTCTTCCCGGGCCGCTCCGGGACAGGTTCGGCTTCACCGGCCACCTCGAGTTCTACTCGGTCGAGGAGCTGGAACTCGTGCTCCGGCGCTCCGCGGGACTGCTGGACCTCAAGGTCAATTCCGCGGGCTTCAGCGAGATCGCCGGACGGTCCCGGGGCACACCCCGCATTGCCAACCGGCTGCTGCGGCGGGTCCGCGACTGGGCACTGGTCCACGGCATCGAGCAGATCGATGCCCGCGCCGCCTCGGCGGCCCTGGACATGTATGAGGTCGACAAGCGCGGCCTGGACCGGCTGGACCGCGCCGTCCTCGAGGCACTGATCACCAAGTTCGGCGGCGGGCCGGTGGGCCTTTCCACCCTCGCCATCGCCGTCGGCGAAGAGACGGAAACGGTCGAAACGGTGGCCGAGCCCTATCTGGTCCGCGAAGGCCTGCTGGGCCGGACGCCGCGGGGCCGGATCGCCCTGGCACCGGCGTGGACCCACCTTGGATTCGCAGTCCCCGCCGGCGCCTTCGGGCAGGACCCCCTGGAGCTGTTCCAGGCCTCCGGGCCGGGTGCTGACCTCGATGAAGAATCCGATCCGGAATGGATCCATAACACCCAGTAG
- the yajC gene encoding preprotein translocase subunit YajC, with product MNILLFVMLGLFVFMMFRRNKKTKEQAVALQSKFAPGVEVMTSFGLFGRIVEIDEEENKVVLELSPGNLATVHRQAVTKIVEPAAAADATTVVPDDASSLTLDKADSTAAGTDAARNETPDETLRRLNDEGKKDS from the coding sequence ATGAACATCCTGCTTTTCGTCATGCTCGGACTCTTCGTCTTCATGATGTTCCGCCGCAACAAGAAGACCAAGGAACAGGCCGTCGCGCTCCAGTCGAAGTTCGCACCGGGGGTGGAGGTCATGACGAGCTTTGGCCTGTTCGGCCGGATCGTTGAGATCGACGAGGAAGAGAACAAAGTTGTCCTGGAACTTTCGCCGGGAAACCTTGCCACCGTGCACCGCCAGGCAGTGACCAAGATCGTCGAGCCGGCTGCCGCAGCCGACGCGACCACGGTTGTTCCGGACGATGCTTCTTCGCTGACCCTCGACAAGGCCGACAGCACCGCCGCCGGTACCGATGCCGCGCGCAATGAAACGCCCGACGAAACCCTGCGCCGCCTCAACGATGAAGGCAAGAAAGACAGCTAG
- the secD gene encoding protein translocase subunit SecD: MARTGPKNSARRVLVWLGVILAVLTAVLAGGTMAGQASWAPKLALDLEGGTQMILAPKVEGGSNITEEQLNQAVAIIRQRVDGSGVAEAEISTQSGRNVVVSLPGTPSKETRALIQASADMNFRPVLQAGAGAAVPTASLTPDDKLPQPTAAPANSSDVNWITADVYKKFETLDCDNPSQDKQERSDPAKPLVTCEPASATSPAIKYILGPVEVKGSNIKSSSFQLQRGAQGAVTNEWAVNIQFDEQGTAKFKEVTERLYQFYVAGGGQSGSDPKAQFAIVLDDQVISAPRSLAVITDGRPQITGGFTEQSAKALSDQLRFGALPISFEIQSEQQISATLGGEQLRMGMLAGLIGLLLVVVYSLFQYRALGFVTIASLVVAGAITYLAIAILGWTENYRLSLAGVAGLIVAIGQTADSFIVYFERIRDELREGRGLVSAVQNGWKRAKRTVLASKAVNLLAALVLYFVAVGNVRGFAFTLGLTAIADLIVVFMFTHPTLQVLSKTRFFGEGHRFSGLDPKRLGAVPLYRGAGRIRTPEDKPAVAVRAKNTGAVAEAERRMTIAERRLAEKQEQLAGSSKSAAKEGK, from the coding sequence ATGGCACGAACTGGCCCCAAAAACTCAGCCCGCAGGGTGCTGGTCTGGCTTGGCGTTATCCTCGCCGTCCTGACTGCGGTCCTGGCGGGCGGCACCATGGCCGGCCAGGCGAGCTGGGCTCCCAAGCTCGCCCTGGACCTTGAAGGCGGCACCCAGATGATCCTGGCGCCCAAGGTTGAGGGCGGTTCGAACATCACCGAAGAACAGCTCAACCAGGCCGTGGCAATCATCCGCCAGCGCGTGGACGGCTCGGGCGTCGCGGAGGCTGAAATCAGCACGCAGTCCGGCCGGAATGTTGTCGTGAGCCTTCCGGGCACCCCGTCCAAGGAGACCCGTGCCCTGATCCAGGCCTCCGCGGACATGAACTTCCGGCCGGTCCTCCAGGCCGGCGCCGGCGCGGCGGTCCCGACGGCGTCCCTGACCCCGGACGACAAGCTGCCCCAGCCGACGGCCGCGCCCGCGAACAGCAGCGACGTGAACTGGATCACCGCCGACGTCTACAAGAAGTTCGAGACGCTGGACTGTGACAACCCGTCCCAGGACAAGCAGGAACGGTCCGACCCGGCCAAGCCGCTGGTCACCTGCGAGCCCGCATCCGCCACGTCGCCGGCCATCAAGTACATTCTGGGGCCGGTCGAGGTGAAGGGCTCGAACATCAAGTCCTCCTCGTTCCAGCTGCAGCGCGGTGCCCAGGGCGCCGTCACCAACGAGTGGGCCGTGAATATCCAGTTCGACGAGCAGGGCACCGCCAAGTTCAAGGAAGTCACCGAGCGCCTGTACCAGTTCTATGTGGCCGGCGGCGGCCAGAGCGGCTCCGACCCGAAGGCGCAATTCGCCATCGTGCTCGACGACCAGGTCATTTCCGCGCCGCGTTCCCTCGCCGTCATCACCGACGGACGTCCGCAGATCACCGGCGGGTTCACCGAACAGTCCGCGAAGGCACTCTCGGACCAGCTGCGGTTCGGCGCCCTGCCGATCAGCTTCGAGATCCAGAGCGAACAGCAGATCTCGGCCACCCTCGGCGGGGAACAGCTCCGCATGGGTATGCTGGCGGGCCTGATCGGCCTGCTCCTGGTGGTTGTCTACTCGCTGTTCCAGTACCGGGCGCTCGGCTTCGTCACCATTGCCTCCCTGGTGGTGGCCGGTGCAATTACCTACCTCGCCATAGCGATCCTGGGCTGGACGGAGAACTACCGGCTCTCCCTCGCCGGTGTTGCGGGCCTCATCGTGGCCATCGGCCAGACTGCGGACTCGTTCATCGTCTACTTCGAACGCATCCGTGATGAGCTCCGCGAAGGCCGCGGCCTGGTCTCGGCGGTCCAGAACGGCTGGAAGCGTGCCAAGCGCACCGTCCTCGCGTCCAAGGCCGTCAATCTCCTCGCCGCCCTGGTGCTGTACTTCGTGGCCGTCGGCAACGTCCGAGGCTTCGCATTCACTCTCGGCCTGACCGCCATCGCCGACCTCATCGTCGTCTTCATGTTCACCCACCCGACCCTTCAGGTCCTGTCCAAGACCAGGTTCTTCGGCGAAGGCCACCGGTTCTCCGGCCTTGACCCGAAGCGCCTCGGCGCCGTGCCCCTGTACCGGGGCGCAGGCCGGATCCGCACGCCGGAAGACAAGCCCGCCGTCGCGGTCCGTGCCAAGAACACCGGCGCCGTAGCCGAGGCCGAGCGCCGGATGACCATTGCAGAACGCCGCCTCGCGGAAAAACAGGAGCAGCTCGCCGGTTCCTCCAAGAGCGCAGCCAAGGAGGGCAAGTAA
- the secF gene encoding protein translocase subunit SecF yields the protein MASFATFGNELYTGKRSYDFVASKKIWFLIAAVAVALSILLPVAKGGFNLGIEFRGGSEFTVSNVKTTDATLGEKAVRDVVPGSVPRVANVAGNTMRIQTDKLTDDETLRIKDGLTTAYGVTDNEVTSTFVGPTWGADVTKQALLGLVIFVGLAAVLMALYFRTWKMSLSALAGMLVTMFITAGVYSLSDFEVTPSAIIGFLTVLSYSLYDTVVVFDKIRENTADVQASTRRTFGEEVNLAVNQTLVRSINTMMVAILPVGAILFIGAGLLGAGTLRDLSLALFVGILIGTAATIFVAAPLYAWLRQGEPDLVKQAKRVEQRRAEAAGKADAQATPATA from the coding sequence ATGGCCAGCTTCGCCACATTCGGTAACGAGCTCTACACGGGCAAGCGCTCGTACGACTTCGTCGCGTCCAAGAAAATCTGGTTCCTGATCGCAGCCGTCGCCGTTGCGCTCTCGATCCTCCTCCCGGTCGCCAAGGGCGGCTTCAACCTCGGGATCGAGTTCCGCGGCGGGTCCGAGTTCACCGTCTCCAACGTCAAGACCACGGATGCGACGCTCGGCGAGAAGGCCGTCCGGGACGTTGTCCCGGGCAGCGTGCCGCGCGTGGCCAACGTCGCCGGCAATACGATGCGCATCCAGACGGACAAGCTTACGGACGATGAAACCCTGCGGATCAAGGACGGCCTGACCACCGCCTACGGCGTCACCGACAACGAGGTGACTTCGACGTTTGTCGGGCCGACCTGGGGCGCCGACGTGACCAAGCAGGCCCTGCTGGGCCTGGTGATCTTTGTCGGGCTGGCCGCGGTCCTGATGGCGCTGTACTTCCGGACCTGGAAGATGTCGCTGTCTGCCCTCGCGGGCATGCTGGTGACCATGTTCATCACCGCCGGCGTCTATTCGCTGAGCGACTTCGAGGTGACGCCGTCGGCCATTATCGGCTTCCTGACCGTGCTCAGCTACTCGCTGTATGACACCGTGGTGGTCTTCGACAAGATCCGCGAAAACACGGCGGACGTGCAGGCTTCCACCCGCAGGACGTTCGGTGAGGAAGTCAACCTGGCCGTGAACCAGACCCTGGTCCGCTCCATCAACACGATGATGGTGGCCATCCTCCCGGTCGGTGCCATCCTCTTCATCGGTGCCGGGCTGCTGGGTGCCGGAACGCTGCGCGACCTGTCCCTTGCCCTGTTCGTGGGCATCCTGATCGGAACGGCAGCCACGATTTTTGTCGCAGCCCCGCTGTACGCCTGGCTGCGCCAGGGCGAACCCGATCTGGTCAAGCAGGCCAAGCGTGTCGAACAGCGCCGTGCCGAGGCTGCCGGCAAGGCCGATGCACAGGCAACTCCCGCGACGGCCTAG